A portion of the Stigmatopora argus isolate UIUO_Sarg chromosome 15, RoL_Sarg_1.0, whole genome shotgun sequence genome contains these proteins:
- the ckba gene encoding creatine kinase, brain a has protein sequence MPFGNTHNEMKLRYSTDQEYPDLSQHNNHMAKVLTSDVYNKLRGRQTPSGFTLDDVIQTGVDNPGHPFIMTVGCVAGDEETYEVFKELLDPVIQDRHGGYKPTDKHKTDINAANLKGGDDLDPNYVLSSRVRTGRSIRGFCLPPHCSRGERRAVEELSVQALASLSGDLKGKYFALKSMTDGEQQQLIDDHFLFDKPVSPLLLASGMARDWPDGRGIWHNDNKTFLVWVNEEDHLRVISMQKGGNMKEVFQRFCTGLTKIESLFKDRGHAFMWNEHLGYVLTCPSNLGTGLRAGVHVKLPNMSKNGKFEDVLKRLRLQKRGTGGVDTAAVGGVFDISNADRLGFSEVELVQMVVDGVRLLVDMEKRLEKGQSIDDLVPAQK, from the exons ATGCCGTTTGGTAACACACACAATGAGATGAAGCTCCGCTACTCGACGGATCAGGAGTACCCCGACCTCAGCCAGCATAACAACCACATGGCCAAGGTCCTGACGTCTGACGTGTACAACAAACTGCGCGGCCGGCAGACGCCCAGCGGATTCACCCTGGATGACGTCATCCAGACAGGCGTGGACAACCCGG GACACCCGTTCATCATGACGGTGGGCTGCGTGGCCGGTGACGAGGAGACCTACGAGGTGTTCAAGGAGCTTTTGGATCCCGTTATCCAGGATCGCCACGGAGGTTACAAACCTACAGACAAGCACAAGACCGACATTAATGCCGCCAACCTCAAG GGTGGTGACGACCTGGACCCCAACTACGTGCTGAGCTCTCGCGTGCGCACGGGCCGCAGCATCCGTGGCTTCTGCTTGCCGCCGCACTGCAGCCGCGGAGAACGGCGAGCCGTGGAGGAGCTCTCCGTACAAG CCTTGGCGTCGCTGAGCGGCGACTTGAAGGGCAAGTATTTTGCGCTGAAGAGTATGACGGACGGCGAGCAGCAGCAGCTGATCGACGACCACTTCCTTTTCGACAAGCCTGTCTCGCCGCTACTGCTGGCGTCCGGGATGGCCCGCGACTGGCCCGACGGCCGGGGCATTTG GCACAACGACAACAAGACCTTTCTCGTGTGGGTCAATGAGGAGGACCACCTGAGGGTCATCTCCATGCAGAAGGGGGGCAACATGAAGGAGGTCTTCCAGCGCTTCTGTACCGGACTTACCAAG ATTGAGAGTTTGTTCAAAGATCGCGGTCACGCCTTCATGTGGAACGAGCACCTGGGGTACGTGCTCACATGTCCGTCCAATTTGGGCACGGGCCTGCGCGCCGGTGTCCACGTCAAGCTGCCCAACATGAGCAAGAACGGGAAATTCGAAGACGTCCTTAAGCGCCTCCGTCTGCAGAAGCGAGGAACCG GCGGCGTTGACACGGCGGCGGTGGGTGGTGTCTTCGACATCTCCAACGCTGACCGCCTGGGCTTCTCCGAGGTGGAGCTGGTCCAGATGGTGGTGGACGGCGTCAGGCTGCTGGTTGACATGGAGAAGCGGCTGGAGAAAGGCCAGAGCATCGATGACCTGGTGCCGGCACAAAAGTAG